The following is a genomic window from Amycolatopsis sp. BJA-103.
GCCGCCTCGGCCATCGGGACGACCTGTCCGACGATCGGCTTCACCGAACCCTGCCCCACCAACGGCCACAGCCGCTCGCGGACGTCGGCGACGATCGCGGCCTTCTGGTCCAGCGGCCGCGACCGCAGGCCGGCGCCGAACACGCTGGCGCGTTTGCCCATCAGCTTGCCGATGTTGAGCTCGCCCTTGACCCCGCCCATCATGCCGATGACCACGAGCCTGCCGTCCATGGCCAGCGCGTCGAGGTTGCGGTCGAGGTACTTGGCGCCCATGTTGTCGAGGACGACGTTCGCGCCGCCGGTCTCGGCGCGCAGGACCTCGACGAAGTCCTGCTCCTTGTAGTTGATCGTGATGTCGGCGCCGAGCTGGCGGCAGCTCTCGAGCCGTTCCGCCGAACCCGCGGTCACCGCGACCGTCGCGCCGAGCGCCTTGGCGACCTGGATCGCGTGCGTGCCGATCCCGCCCGCCCCGCCATGGACGAGCAGGACCTCGCCCTCGGACAATCCGGCGTGCATCACCACGTTCGCCCAGACCGTGCACGCGACTTCGGGCAATCCGGCGGCCGCGAGTAATTCGACTTCGGCGGGAAGCGGAAGCAGTTGTCCCGCCGGGACGGCGACCTTTTCCCCATAGCCACCACCGGCGAGCAAAGCACAAACCTCGTCGCCGATTTGCCATCCTTCGACGCCTTCGCCGATTTCGGCGATCGTGCCCGAACATTCGAGCCCGAGGATTTCGCTCGCACCCGGCGGAGGAGGGTAATGACCCTGGCGTTGCAGCAGGTCAGCGCGGTTGACGGCGCTCGCGGCGACGTCGAGAACCACTTCGCCTTCGCCCGCCACCGGATCGGGGACCTCGGTCCATTCGAGAACGTCGGGATCGCCGGGCTCACGGATGGTGATCGCGTACATACAACCGACCCTATAACGGTGATGGGAAGTCCGCCGAACGTCGGTTGACCTATGACGCAAACCACACAAAGGTGACGCTCATGTCATATTCGCGAAGAAGCATTGTTCCCTCGATCGTGGTGATGGCGACCGCCGCGCTCACGGTCGGAATGGCTCCCGCTGCGACGGCCGCGCCGAAACTCGACGGTCCCGCACTGGCCAAGCAGCTCGTCAACAAGGTCGACGTGGGCAACGTCAACCGGCACCTGATCGCGCTTCAGCGGATCTCGGATTCGACCGGCGGCCGTCGCGCGGCCAGCACCGAGGGCCACAAGAAGTCCGCGGAGTACGTGGCCACGAAGCTGGAGCAGGCGGGCTTCACGGTCACGCGCCAGGAGTTCCCGTTCACCTACGCGGAGACCCTCGCGGAGAAGCTGACGGTCGCGGGTGCCGACGTCCCGATCATCATCATGTCCTACAGCCCGTCGACGCCCGCGGGTGGAATCACCGCGCCGCTCGCGGTGGTCCCGGTCGACGACACCAGTGGTTGTGAAGCGGCCGACTACGCCGGTGGGGTCACCGGCAAGATCGCGCTGATCCAGCGCGGTGGCTGCTCCTTCGCGCAGAAGCAGGCGACCGCCGCCGAGGCCGGTGCCGTCGGCGCGATCGTCTACAACAACGTCCCGGGCCCGGTCAACGGCACCCTGGGCGACCCGGCCGCGGGCAAGATCCCGACCGGTGGCATCACCCAGGCCGACGGCCAGGTGCTCGCGGGCAAGGCCGGCGCCTCGGTCACCCTCGACCTGCGTGCCCTCCAGGAGGCGCGGACCAGCTACAACGTCCTCGCCGAGACCAAGACCGGTCGCAAGGACAACGTCGTGATGCTCGGCGCCCACCTCGACAGCGTCACCGAGGGCCCCGGCATCAACGACAACGGCACCGGTTCCGCCGCGCTGCTGGAGACCGCGCTGCAGCTGGGCAGCAAGCCCAAGGCCAACAACGCGGTCCGCTTCGGCTGGTGGAGCGCGGAGGAGTTCGGGCTCGTCGGCTCGACCCACTACGTCAACTCGCTGAGCTTCGAGCAGCAGCTCGACGTCGCGCTGTACCTGAACTACGACATGATCGGCTCGCCGAACGCGGCGTACTTCGCCTACGACGGTGACGACTCCGACGCCACCGGCGCGGGCCCCGGCCCGTACGGTTCCGCGCAGCTCGAGAAGACCCTCGTGGACTACCTCGAGAAGGGCAAGGGCGTCCCGGTCGAGGGCACCGACTTCACCGGTCGTTCGGACTACGGCCAGTTCATCGCGGTCGGCATCCCGGCCGGTGGCCTGTTCACCGGTGCCGAAGGCGTGAAGACCGCGGCGCAGGCCGCCAAGTGGGGCGGTAGCGCCAACGTTCCTTACGACAAGTGCTACCACCAGAAGTGCGACAACCTCGGCAACGTCGACCGCGTCGCGCTCGACCGCAACTCCGACGCCGTCGCCTGGGCGCTGGGCGTGTACGCGACCAGCACCGAGAACATCAACGGTGTCCCGGGTGGCAAGGCCGCGAAGGCCAAGGCCGTCCGCGCGGCCGAGCGGTCCAAGCAGCGGAGCCTGACGGCTTCCGTCCACGCTGACGACCACCACGGCCACGTCGCCGCGTAGTAGCTCCCTCAAATGCAATGAAGGGGACTTTCATAGCGAAATTTGCTATGAAAGTCCCCTTCATTGCGTCTCTGGAGAGGGAGACTCAGCCCAGGCTGTTGGTCGCGAAGGTGTCGCACCGCGCCGGCTGGCCGGTCTGGAAGCCGGTGGTGAACCACTTCTTCCGCTGCGCCGAAGTGCCGTGGCTGAACTTCGACTCGTCGACCCGGCCGCCGCCCAGCTTGGTCTGGATGTAGTCGTCACCGATGCGCGAAGCGGTGTCCAGCGCGGAGTCGATGTCTTCCTGGCTGATCTCGGTGATCAGCGGACGCCCGGTCTCGGTCGGTGCGGTCGTGGCGTGGTTCGCCCAGACCCCGGCGTAGCAGTCGGCCTGCAGTTCGAGCCGCACCGAACCCGACGTCGGCCCGCTCCCGGTGCCCTTTTTGGACACTCCGGTGAGGTTCTGCACGTGGTGACCGTATTCGTGGGCCAGCACGTACGCCTCCGCGAACGGCCCGCCCTGCGCGCCGAACCTGGTGCGGAGTTCGTTGAAGAACCCGAGATCGATGTAGACCTCGGAGTCGCCGGGGCAGTAGAACGGCCCGACGTCGGAAGTCGCGTTGCCGCAGGCCGTGTTCACGCCGCCGCTGAAGAAGTTGGTGACGGCCTTGCGGTAGGTCGACCCGGACCGCTGGAACTCCTGCCCCCAGTAGTCCTGGATCGAGTTGATGATGGCGACGATCGCGCAGTCGTGCTTCCGGTTCGCGTCCGCGCCGGTCTTGCATTCCTGCGACAGCGACGTGTTGTCCGTCTGCTGCCCGGAACCCACGGCGCCGAGGCCGCCGAGCCCGCCCGAGGACGGGTTCAGGTCCACGCCGCCGAACTGGGAGAGGAGGAAGTAGATGACGAGGCCCACCACGCCGAGCCCGCCGCCGCCGAGTGCCACCCGGCCGCCGATACCGCCACCACCGCCACCGCCGCGCAGGTCCTCGACTTCGGAGGTGTCCAGGCCCGCGCCTTCGTCGAATCGCACGGGGGGAAGCGTAGCCGGAGAGGGCCGGATATGCCTGGGTGCGGCCACGCGAAGTGGCCGCACCCAGAACTACCGAGGTTGTCTTGTTCCGATCGCCGGTTGGCCGCGATCACCGGGCCGGCGCCTGGCGCTGCCGAGGCGGTCGAAGAGGCCGCTAACCCGAAACAGGCCGGAGTGACGCCGAATGCGCGAGAATTGTCGAGCGCATCCGAGATGCCCGCGCTCGTCGCTGTTCACAGTCGCGACCGACCCGGTCCTTTCCGTTCCGGTCGCGGGGACACAGCAGGCGGTCAACCGCGAGAATCACCCGCCATACCACCACCTGACCCTTCCCGGCTGGGAGGCAGGTCCGACGGCCATCCGATGGCTCGCCCGATACTTGCCCGACCATCCGCTGACAAGCAGAATGCGCCTTTTCTCGCCGAGTCTCAACCTTTTCGTAACCCTCCTTCGGGCGAATGTTCCGCCGGATTTTTCAGGGGCCGAAAAGTGACCGGTGGGTATGCGCCTCGTGCGATCAACGATCTACCCTGCGTGGATGGCGGTGGAGCAAAAAGAAGTGCGCTGGCTGTCCGAGTCGGAGATGGTCGCGTGGCGCTCGTACATCGTCGCCACCATGCGCCTGCGGCAGCGGCTGCACCGGGAACTTTCCGAGCGTCACGAAGTCACCCTCGCCGACTACGAGGTCCTGGTCTGCCTTTCGCTCCAGCCCGACAGCCGGATGCGGATGACGGAGCTGGCGAGCATGCTCGGCTCGACCAAGAGCAGGCTTTCGCACCAGATGGTCCGGCTGGAAGCCGAAGGCATCATCCGCCGCACTCGCGACCCGGCGGACAAACGCGGCGTCGTCGCGGAACTGACGGAACGTGGCTCGGAACTGCTGGAGGGCGCGGCGCCGACGCATGTCGAGGGCGTCCGGGAGCACCTGATCGACCTCCTGAGCCCGGAAGAGCAGCAGGTGCTGGGGCAGGCCTTCGGGCGGGTGCTGGAGCACCTGTCGGAGATCGACGGCCTGCCGCGGCTGCCGCCGGTCACTTCTTGAGGGCGTTGATCCTCGCGGCCTGACGGGTCAGGTGGGCGCTCTCGGCCAGGTTCGCCGCCTTCTCGGCGGCCTCGCTGTACAGCCGCGCCGCTTTCGCCAGGTCTCCGTCGCGCTCGTGGAGGTACGCGGCCACCGCGGTGTACCGGGGGAGCGAGTCGTCCAGTTCCGCGAGCGCCGCCAAGCCGGCCCGCGGTCCGTCCGCCTCGCCGACGGCCACCGCGCGGTTGAGCCGCACGACCGGGCTGCCGGTCAGGTGCGTGAGTTCGTCGTACCACTCGACGATCTGCACCCAGTCGGTCTCCTCGGCGGCGGGCGCGTCGGCGTGGAGCGCCGCGATGGCGGCCTGCGCCTGGAACTCGCCCAGCTTGTCGCGGGCCAACGACGCTTGCAGGATCTCGACACCTTCGGCGATCAGGCGCGTGTCCCAGAGGCCGCGGTCCTGTTCGGCCAGCGGGACGAGGTCGCCGCCGGACGTCCGGGCGGCGCGCCGGGCGTGGTGCAGCAGCATGAGCGCGAGCAGCCCCGCGACCTCGGGATGGTCGATCGAGGCCGCCAGCCGCCGGGTGAGCCGGATGGCTTCGGCGGCGAGGTCGACGTCGCCGGAGTAGCCCTCGTTGAAGACCAGGTAGAGCACGCGGAGCACGGTGGCGACGTCGCCGGCCTGGTCGAACCGCACTCCGGACACGGTGCGCTTGGCCCGGCTGATGCGCTGCGCCATGGTCGCCTCGGGCACCAGATACGCCTGCGCGATCTGGCGGGTGGTCAGCCCGCCCACGGCGCGCAGGGTGAGCGCGACCGCGGACGACGGCGTCAGCGACGGGTGGGCGCACAGGAAGTAGAGCTGCAGCGTGTCGTCCGAGTCAGGGGCGGGCCCGGGCTCCGGCTCCTCGTCGACGAGGTCCTCGCGACGGCGCCGGGCGGCGTCCGACCGGGCCGCGTCGAGGAACTTGCGCCAGGCGACGGTGACGAGCCAGCCCTTCGGGTCCTTCGGCCGGTCTCCCGGCCAGACGCGGACGGCCTCGATCAGCGCTTCCTGCACGGCGTCCTCGGCCGCGGCGAAGTCGGCCCCGCGGCGGACGAGGATCCCGAGGACGTTCGGCGTGAGGCTCCGGAGCAGGGTCTCGTCCACTTCGGCGGTCACTCCGTGATGACCAGCGGCTCGCCCCATAACGGACGCAGTTCGAGCCACTCGTGGATCGGTTTCCCACCCGCTCCCGGAGCGGCCGACAGCTCGCCCGCGAGTTCGAGCGCGCGCTCGTGGCTGTCGACGTCGATCAGCATGAAACCGGCGATGAGGTCCTTGGTCTCGGCGAAGGGGCCATCGGTGACCGGCGGCTTGCCCTCGCCGTCGTAGCGGACGAAGGTGCCTTCGGGGGCGAGAGCCCGCTCCTCGACGAACTCGCCGGTCTCCACGAGCCGGTTCGCGAAGTCCCGCATGTACTGCACGTGCGCCGTGATCTCTTCCGGGGCCCACTGGTCCATCGGGATGTCGTTGACCGACGCCGGTGCGCCCCGGTAGTGCTTGAGCAGCAAGTACTTGGCCATGGCGGAAGGGTAATGGCAGTCTGCCGGTGCTTCTGCCTGGTGGTCTATACATCCGATCTCTAGCCTTCTTATCGCGTTCCTCCATCGCGAAAGGAAGAGCACTTGTCCAAAGCAAGAAGGCGCTCCGCCGGCCTGCTGGTGACCATCGGCCTCATCTGCGGCTTGCTCGTGGGTGAAACAGCCGGAGCCTCCGCCTCCGATGATTTCGCCGCCACGGACCACAGCCGGCCGTTGCCGCCCGGCGCGACCCCGGTGGCCCCACTCGCTCTCTCCGTCGCTCAAGCGCAGATCGCCGCCAACCCGGTGGTCTGCGAGGGCGACGGGGTCTCCGGTAAACGCATCGAGCTGGTCTACGTCCGTGAAGCCGGCCAACCCGACCGGTACTCCACCGTCGTGCCGTCCCTGCGCGCCTACGCGTCCGGGATGGACGACTCGTTCAACGACAGCGCCGCGCTGACGGGCGCCAGCAGGCACGTCCGGTACGTGACGACCGCAGGCGCCGGTTGCCAGGTCGCCGTCGCCAACCTGGTGGTGCCCGACGGCACGTACCTGTCCGGCGCGATCCGCGACCGGGCCATCCAGGCGGGCCACTACAACGCCGACCGCGACTACATCCTGTTCTCCGACAACCCCCACACCTGCGCGGGTACCTGGGGCGACAGCGACGACCAGCCCGGTCCCGCCAACGCCTTCAACAACGGCAGGCACTACACCGAGATCGCCGTGCCCTGCTGGGGGGTCAACGCCGTCGCCCACGAGGTGGGCCACATGCTCGGCGCGGTCCTGCCGGGCGCCCCGCACTACCAGGGCGGCGGCCACTGCTCCCAGGAATGGGACCTGATGTGTTACGGCGACACCCAGTCCTTCGATTGCACGCAGCGTGATTTCGACCGGCTGCTGGACTGCGGCAACGACGACTACTTCAGCACGAATCCCGTCCCCGGAAGCTGGCTCGCCACGCACTGGAACGTCGCCAACAGCGCCTTCCTGATCAAAAAGGACACTCCGGACAACGACGACGGCCATGCCCAAGGCGGGAAGACCTACGTCATCACCGGCGCGAGCGGCAACGCCATCGACGTCGTGGGTTCCTCGACCGGCGGTCTCGCCAACCTCAGCCACCGCGCCCGGACCGACTCCCAGAGCCAGAAATGGATCCTGGGCTACAACACCGGTCTGCAACTCGTCAACGCCAACAGCCAGCTGTGCGCCGACAGCGCCCAGAGCGGGACGGCGCCCGGCACGCAGATCCTGCAGTACAACTGCAACGGCCAGAACGGCATGCGGTGGGCGTTCCAGCCACTCGGCAACGGCAAGGTGGCGATCTTCAACTACCTGACGGGCTACGCGATCACCGACGGCGGCGCGTACCCGGCCCCGCTCGTCCAGCAGCCCTACACCGGGGCGGCCAACCAGCAGTGGACCCTGAACCCCATCGCCGACCCCGGTCCGCAGGCGGGCAAGAAGTACTACCTTTCCGTCGCCACCAACGGCAACAGCGCGGCCGTGGTCGACGGTTCGACGTCCGCCGGCGCGAAGATCACCAATGTGGCCAGGCAGAACGACAACGGCCAGAAGTGGAAGCTCACCGACGCGGGCGGCGGGTACTGGAAGATCGTGAACGAGCGGAGTGGCCAGTGCGTGCGGCCGGTTTCCGGCAGCACCGCGGACGGCGCGCTCCTCGAACAGACGCACTGCGGCTCGTCCACGAATCAGCAGTGGAAGCTGCTCCGGAGCGCCGACTCGCGCTACGGGCTGGTGAACCGGGCCAGCAACTTCGCGGTGCGGCAGGTCAACAACGGCACGGCTTCGATCCTGGAGCAACGGCCGTTCGTGGGCGGTCGTAGCGACGAGACCGTCTGGGCCCTCGTGCCCGCGTGACCCCGCGAAGCTCCCCAGGTCAGCCGATCTGGGGAGCTTCGCTTTCTCAAGACTGGCGGTAGCGGTGGGATTCGAACCCACGGAGGACAGAGCCCTCGCATGTTTTCAAGACATGTTCCTTCGGCCGCTCGGACACGCTACCGCCACCGAGGATATCCGACGGTCTGTTGCCCGAACGCTTCGGATGTATTCGAAGCGAAGCTTTCCGTTGAGGGTGGTGGCGGGGGCATGGATGGACTAGTCGAAGTCCCAGTCGGTCGCGACACCGACGATGACGAACAACAGCACGAGACCGACGATGATCGCGACGCCGATGTAGCCGATGATGATCGCCGCGAGCGCCATCCCCTGGCCGCCGGCTTCGCCGCGTTTGGCCTTCGAGTGCGCGATATGCCCCATGATCACGCCGATGACCGACAGCAGCCCGGTGCAGACGACCAGACTGGCGATCGACACGACCAGTGCCGCGATCGCCAGGCCCTGGTCCTGCGGCGGCATCGCTGGGCCGTAGCCATAGCCCGGCTGCTGGTACGGCTGCCCGTACGGAGGTTGCTGCCCGTAAGTGGGCTGCTGTCCGTAGGGCTGCTGCTGACCATAGGGGTCCTGCGGATATGTCACCGGCTCACCGTAACCGCCGATGCTTGGTTCAGGACGCCTGAGTCTTGGCTGCCTTCGCGGCGATGCGCGCCTGGACCTCGGGACGGCGCAACGGCGGCACCGTCGTCGGCGGTTGACGGCGGGCGGGCAGTTCGGTGAGCAACCGCCTGGTGATCGCCGTGATCTCGGCGACGGCGGCCTCGAAGGGCTCGCGCGTGGCGTCGGAGAGGCTCTGCACCCCGGACACCTTGCGGACGTATTGGCGGGCGGCGGCCTCGATCTCGTCCGGCGTCGCCGCCGGCTCCAGGCCTCGAAGCGTGGTGATGTTCCGGCACATGCCCCGATAGTACGCCCGCCCACCGACGCTTCCGGGCGCTTCGATCACACAGTCGGTTAGAAGGTGCTCAGGTTCGTTGACGCCGAAAAACGCGTTTAGGCACCCTCGGCGGAGTGCCCCTCAGACCTCGCTCCCTCCGCCGTGCGCCCGTCGAGCCGATCCCCGAACCGGCCGAACCCTCCCCGATCCCGGAACAGGTCTGGCAGCGCGTCCCGATCGACGCCCTGGTCGACCTCGTCACCGAGGTCTTCACCTCGCACGATCTGCCGTGGTCGCGCGCCCGCATGGCCGCCGAGGCGTTGTGCCACGGCGACCTCACCGGAACCCCCGAATCGGGGGTCGCCGAACTGACGCGGCTGCATCTGCCGATGCTGGTCAACGGCATGGTGCGGCCGCGCGCCGAACCGCTGATGATCGCCGACCGCGGCGCCGCCGCCCTGATCGACTACCGCCGCGCGCCGGGGCTCTGGGCCGTCGGTGACGCGATGGACCGGGCGGTGTCCCGCGCGGGCCGGTACGGCGTCGGGCTCATGTCGGTGCGCGGCGTCGGGCCGTTCGGCCGCGCCGGGCACCACGCCGCGAGGGCGTTGCCGCACACCATGATCGGGCTCGTCATGGCGGCGGGCGGGGAGCGCGGGACGGCCGCGAACCCGCTCGGCATGGCCGCCCCCGCCGGGGCATATCCCGAATTCGTCCTCGACCTGGACACCCTCGCGGACACTGCCGGTGCGGCCAGCGCCTCGATCGCCGGCTTTTCCCTGCTGGTCGAGATCTTCGCCGGGGTCCTGTCGGGCGTCGGCGACCACGATCACGACACCGGGCTCATGGTGATGGCGATCGCGCCGACGACGCTGCGCAGCGCGGACGGTTTCTACAAGGCCGCGAGCGCGTTGTTCGGCAGCCTGCTCGGCTGGGAAGGCGGGACCCCGGTCCGCTACCCCGGCTGGCGCGAGGCGCAGTATCTCGAACAGTGCCAGGCGCTGGGTGTCCCGCTGAACGAGCCGGTGCACCGGGAGCTCGAAGAACTCGCCAAGGCGCTGCGCCTGGCGCCACTGCAGGGCCGCTAGGCCGGGACGAGCTGAAGGGGACTTTCCCCGCGTGAGACGCGGTGAAGGGAGCTTTCGCCGCATGTGATGCGGGGAAAGTCCCCTTCAGCTCCCGCCTAGGCCAGGACGACGCGGCCGCCTTCGCCGCCGACCTCCACGACGTCGCCGTTGGTCAGCTGACGTCCGCGCCGGACCTCCACCTCGCCGTTGACCGTGACCTCTTCGGCGTCGAGGAGGTCTTTGGCGTGCGAGCCGTCTTCGGCGAGGTTGGCCAATTTGAGGAACTGGCCGAGGCGGATCGGCTCGCCGGTGATCGGGACGTCGTGGATGCTCATGGGGAGATCATCCCCGCGTGTCCATCTTCCGGTACAAGGTGGCGACGTCGGTGTCGAAATAGCTGCTGTAGGACGTGTCCGGATCGTCCCCGCCGTACAGATAGCCGCCGATCACGCCGACGACGGTGCCGAGTTCGGTCTTCGGATCGGGGTCGACCACCCACGGGCCGCCGCTGGTGCCGGTCGTGAAGCCGGGGCACGAGACGCGCATCTGGTAGGTGTCGGCCTGCTCGCTGGCGCCGTGGCAGACGACCGGCGCCTCTCGTTCGTCCGGATACCCCGTCAGGGTGATCGTGTGGGCGAACCCGCCGCCGGCCACCAGGTTGTTGGCACCGGTGACGCTTTCCAGAGTCTTCGGGTTGCCTGCCTGACGCGCGGTCGCGAATCCGACATCCAAGTCCGGATCGGACGAATCGGCCCATCCTTCGGGAACCTGCGGATCCGAGACGTCCCAATAGCCGTAGGGCGCGACGCCGTCGTGATAGCCGGGCGCGAACGAGATCCCGGTCGCGTACTCGCCGCCTTCGCCGTCGTGGAGGCAATGTGCCGCGGTGAGCAGGAGATCTCCTGGGCCACTGTGGACGACGCTGGCCGTGCAGAAATGCGATCCTTCGATGAAGAGCGCGCCGATCGCCGGGTTGAGGGGCGAAGCGGGAGTGGCCGCCACGGTCGCCGCGGCGGCGGTGTCGGCGTCGGTCCCGTCGGGATCCGACGCGGCGGAGCAACCGGTCAGAACGACACAAAGAGCGAGTAACAGGGCGCGGCGCATCGCCTTCCTTTCGCTCGTCCACGGCTGTCCTGGCTACAGATCACCATAAGCGGTCCACGAACACAGCCCGAATCGATCAACGCACAGCAAGCTCACAGCCGTAGTATGTGTTACCTCCGGTAACAGTCGAGCTGGATGGGAGCGGGTATGAAGTCGTTCACGGACAAGGTCGTGGTGATCACGGGCGCGGGGTCGGGAATCGGTCAGGCGCTCGCGGTCGACCTGGCGGGGCGCGGGGCCAGGCTGGCGCTGTCCGACGTCGACGCCGTCCGCGCGGCCGCCACCGTCGCGCTGTGTGAAAAAGCGGGCGCGACCGCGAAGGCGTACGAGCTGGACGTCGCGGACCGTGACGCCGTTCTCGCGCACGCCGAGGAGGTCGCCGTCGATTTCGGGGGCGCCAACGTCGTGGTGAACAACGCCGGGGTCGCGCTCGGCGCGACGGTCGAAGAAATGACCTGGGACGACTACGACTGGCTGATGGGGATCAATCTCGGCGGAGTGGTCAACGGGACGAAAGCCTTTCTGCCGCAGGTGATCGCTTCGGGTGACGGGCACATCGTCAACCTTTCGAGCGTGTTCGGCTTCATCGGCGTGCCCACGCAGAGTGCCTACAACGCGGCGAAATTCGCGGTGCGGGGGTTCACCGAGGCACTGCGGCAGGAAATGCTGATCGCCCGGCATCCGGTCAAGGTCAGCTGCGTGCATCCCGGTGGCATCAAGACGAATATCGCCCGCGACGCGCGGGGCGGCGTCGAGCGGGACATCGACAAAGCCGCGGAGGGCTTCGAAAAGATCGCGAAGACGACACCCGCGAAGGCCGCGCAGACCATCGTGCGCGGTATCGAACGGGGGACGCCGCGCATCCTGATCGGCCCTGACGCCTATGTCATCGACGCGATTCCCCGGGTTCTCGGCTCCTTTTACCAGCGGCCGTTGGCACTGCTGGGGCGCTT
Proteins encoded in this region:
- a CDS encoding NAD(P)H-quinone oxidoreductase, yielding MYAITIREPGDPDVLEWTEVPDPVAGEGEVVLDVAASAVNRADLLQRQGHYPPPPGASEILGLECSGTIAEIGEGVEGWQIGDEVCALLAGGGYGEKVAVPAGQLLPLPAEVELLAAAGLPEVACTVWANVVMHAGLSEGEVLLVHGGAGGIGTHAIQVAKALGATVAVTAGSAERLESCRQLGADITINYKEQDFVEVLRAETGGANVVLDNMGAKYLDRNLDALAMDGRLVVIGMMGGVKGELNIGKLMGKRASVFGAGLRSRPLDQKAAIVADVRERLWPLVGQGSVKPIVGQVVPMAEAASAHRALEEGTVFGKVLLAAKS
- a CDS encoding M28 family metallopeptidase; amino-acid sequence: MSYSRRSIVPSIVVMATAALTVGMAPAATAAPKLDGPALAKQLVNKVDVGNVNRHLIALQRISDSTGGRRAASTEGHKKSAEYVATKLEQAGFTVTRQEFPFTYAETLAEKLTVAGADVPIIIMSYSPSTPAGGITAPLAVVPVDDTSGCEAADYAGGVTGKIALIQRGGCSFAQKQATAAEAGAVGAIVYNNVPGPVNGTLGDPAAGKIPTGGITQADGQVLAGKAGASVTLDLRALQEARTSYNVLAETKTGRKDNVVMLGAHLDSVTEGPGINDNGTGSAALLETALQLGSKPKANNAVRFGWWSAEEFGLVGSTHYVNSLSFEQQLDVALYLNYDMIGSPNAAYFAYDGDDSDATGAGPGPYGSAQLEKTLVDYLEKGKGVPVEGTDFTGRSDYGQFIAVGIPAGGLFTGAEGVKTAAQAAKWGGSANVPYDKCYHQKCDNLGNVDRVALDRNSDAVAWALGVYATSTENINGVPGGKAAKAKAVRAAERSKQRSLTASVHADDHHGHVAA
- the ypfJ gene encoding KPN_02809 family neutral zinc metallopeptidase; translation: MRFDEGAGLDTSEVEDLRGGGGGGGIGGRVALGGGGLGVVGLVIYFLLSQFGGVDLNPSSGGLGGLGAVGSGQQTDNTSLSQECKTGADANRKHDCAIVAIINSIQDYWGQEFQRSGSTYRKAVTNFFSGGVNTACGNATSDVGPFYCPGDSEVYIDLGFFNELRTRFGAQGGPFAEAYVLAHEYGHHVQNLTGVSKKGTGSGPTSGSVRLELQADCYAGVWANHATTAPTETGRPLITEISQEDIDSALDTASRIGDDYIQTKLGGGRVDESKFSHGTSAQRKKWFTTGFQTGQPARCDTFATNSLG
- a CDS encoding MarR family winged helix-turn-helix transcriptional regulator, translated to MAVEQKEVRWLSESEMVAWRSYIVATMRLRQRLHRELSERHEVTLADYEVLVCLSLQPDSRMRMTELASMLGSTKSRLSHQMVRLEAEGIIRRTRDPADKRGVVAELTERGSELLEGAAPTHVEGVREHLIDLLSPEEQQVLGQAFGRVLEHLSEIDGLPRLPPVTS
- a CDS encoding RNA polymerase sigma factor, encoding MDETLLRSLTPNVLGILVRRGADFAAAEDAVQEALIEAVRVWPGDRPKDPKGWLVTVAWRKFLDAARSDAARRRREDLVDEEPEPGPAPDSDDTLQLYFLCAHPSLTPSSAVALTLRAVGGLTTRQIAQAYLVPEATMAQRISRAKRTVSGVRFDQAGDVATVLRVLYLVFNEGYSGDVDLAAEAIRLTRRLAASIDHPEVAGLLALMLLHHARRAARTSGGDLVPLAEQDRGLWDTRLIAEGVEILQASLARDKLGEFQAQAAIAALHADAPAAEETDWVQIVEWYDELTHLTGSPVVRLNRAVAVGEADGPRAGLAALAELDDSLPRYTAVAAYLHERDGDLAKAARLYSEAAEKAANLAESAHLTRQAARINALKK
- a CDS encoding YciI family protein, whose product is MAKYLLLKHYRGAPASVNDIPMDQWAPEEITAHVQYMRDFANRLVETGEFVEERALAPEGTFVRYDGEGKPPVTDGPFAETKDLIAGFMLIDVDSHERALELAGELSAAPGAGGKPIHEWLELRPLWGEPLVITE
- a CDS encoding RICIN domain-containing protein; amino-acid sequence: MSKARRRSAGLLVTIGLICGLLVGETAGASASDDFAATDHSRPLPPGATPVAPLALSVAQAQIAANPVVCEGDGVSGKRIELVYVREAGQPDRYSTVVPSLRAYASGMDDSFNDSAALTGASRHVRYVTTAGAGCQVAVANLVVPDGTYLSGAIRDRAIQAGHYNADRDYILFSDNPHTCAGTWGDSDDQPGPANAFNNGRHYTEIAVPCWGVNAVAHEVGHMLGAVLPGAPHYQGGGHCSQEWDLMCYGDTQSFDCTQRDFDRLLDCGNDDYFSTNPVPGSWLATHWNVANSAFLIKKDTPDNDDGHAQGGKTYVITGASGNAIDVVGSSTGGLANLSHRARTDSQSQKWILGYNTGLQLVNANSQLCADSAQSGTAPGTQILQYNCNGQNGMRWAFQPLGNGKVAIFNYLTGYAITDGGAYPAPLVQQPYTGAANQQWTLNPIADPGPQAGKKYYLSVATNGNSAAVVDGSTSAGAKITNVARQNDNGQKWKLTDAGGGYWKIVNERSGQCVRPVSGSTADGALLEQTHCGSSTNQQWKLLRSADSRYGLVNRASNFAVRQVNNGTASILEQRPFVGGRSDETVWALVPA
- a CDS encoding DUF4190 domain-containing protein codes for the protein MTYPQDPYGQQQPYGQQPTYGQQPPYGQPYQQPGYGYGPAMPPQDQGLAIAALVVSIASLVVCTGLLSVIGVIMGHIAHSKAKRGEAGGQGMALAAIIIGYIGVAIIVGLVLLFVIVGVATDWDFD
- a CDS encoding DUF2277 domain-containing protein, which encodes MCRNITTLRGLEPAATPDEIEAAARQYVRKVSGVQSLSDATREPFEAAVAEITAITRRLLTELPARRQPPTTVPPLRRPEVQARIAAKAAKTQAS
- a CDS encoding Ldh family oxidoreductase, producing the protein MPLRPRSLRRAPVEPIPEPAEPSPIPEQVWQRVPIDALVDLVTEVFTSHDLPWSRARMAAEALCHGDLTGTPESGVAELTRLHLPMLVNGMVRPRAEPLMIADRGAAALIDYRRAPGLWAVGDAMDRAVSRAGRYGVGLMSVRGVGPFGRAGHHAARALPHTMIGLVMAAGGERGTAANPLGMAAPAGAYPEFVLDLDTLADTAGAASASIAGFSLLVEIFAGVLSGVGDHDHDTGLMVMAIAPTTLRSADGFYKAASALFGSLLGWEGGTPVRYPGWREAQYLEQCQALGVPLNEPVHRELEELAKALRLAPLQGR
- a CDS encoding RNA-binding S4 domain-containing protein, producing MSIHDVPITGEPIRLGQFLKLANLAEDGSHAKDLLDAEEVTVNGEVEVRRGRQLTNGDVVEVGGEGGRVVLA